In Deinococcus seoulensis, the DNA window CGGGCCGCAGCACGCGGGCGCACTCGCGCAGCAGGTCGGCCGGGCCGCGCGTCTCGTTCAGGGTCGCGCCGACCGTCACGCCGTCGAACGAGGCGGGCGGCAGGTCGCTGCGCTCCATGTTCAGCTGCGCCCAGTCGATCCGGGCGTCCGGTTCGCGTTTTGCTCCCTCACGCAGCATCGGGGCGCTCAGGTCCACGGCCAGCACCCGGCAGCCCTGGCGGGCCAGCACCCCGGCGTAGAAGCCCGCGCTGGTGCCCACGTCCAGCCAGTCCTGACCGGGGAGCGGGCGGCACAGCGCCCGGAACAGCGCCGCCTCGCGCTCTAGGCTGAAGTCCGCGCCGAGTGCCCGCAGGGACCGCGCGCGCCACCAGGCGTACCCGGCGGCGGTCAGGGGCAGCAGATTGCTGCGCTGGGCGGCACTCAGCGGCGGGTTTCCCTGCCCGGCGCCGGAAGATGGGTCCGGGTTGAGATTTTCTTGTCCCTGCACAGAACGGCTCACAGGGTTCATTATGCTGATAAGCATTGAAGCCCGCTGTTCACGTTTCGTGAGGGTACCTGGAGGGAACGCATGGAAGAACGCAAGAGTATGGGGGGCGCGCTGGTCGACGTGTTCGACGCTGGCCTGACCCTCGTGAAATCCGAGATCAACGCCGTTGCACGCAAAGCCGGAGAGATCGCCAAGGCCAAAGGCATCGGCGCCGTGCTGCTGCTGGCCGCCACCGGCCCGCTGATCCTGGGACTGATCTTCATCATCCTGGCGGTGTTCTACGGCCTGATGCGCCTGGGCCTGGGCGCCTGGGCCGCCGCGCTGATCATCGCCCTGCTGAGCTTCGTCGTGACCGGCGCGCTGATCTTCGTGGGCATCAAGAAACTCGGCGCGGAGGTCCAGATGAACGAACCCCGTTACCGCCGCCCCGACGACCTGAGCGACCGGGCCGACCACACCGACGCCCGGCCCGCCAGCGGCAGCAACACCGACCGCGACGCCCGCAACCCCAGCGGCCCCCGCGTTGACATCGGCCGCGACGCCAGCCAGCACGCCGCCGGTGAGAACCGCGTGACCCGCGACGGCCACGGCACCGCCACCGTCCGCATCGAGGGCGGCGAGACGACCGTTCCCGTGTACGAAAGCAAACCCGGCGGCGAACCCGCCAACTACGGCAGCGGCCTGAACAAACAGATCGACGGCAGCGAGGCCGGGGAAGGCCACCGTGGCGGCGGCGACCACGGCCACGGGCACCACGATCCGAACCTTCAGGAACCCGTGGTCCTGAAAGACGCGCCCGGCATTCCCGTCAGCACCGCCGCGACCTTCCGCGACGACATGAAAAAAGGAGGGCAGTCCTGATGGCCGAGTACCTCACCGAACGCGAGGAAGCGCGCGAACGCCTGAAAAACAGCGTGGACGCCCTGACCGAGCAGGCCAGCCTGCAGGTGAACATGCAGAAAGACCCGCTGAAGATGCTGGGCGGCGCGTCCGCCGTGGGCGCCGTGATCGGCATGGTCGTGGGCCGTCAGTTCAAGCGCAGCAGGAAGGTGTACGTGGACGCCTCCAGTCCCGCCAAGCACCAGAAGGCGCTGATCAAGGCCCAGAAATCCCAGAAGGGCGGCGGGGTGGGCGGCGCGCTCGTCGCCACGCTGGGCACCCTGGCCTTCAAGACCGTCATGGACCGCGTGATCACGCCCCGCCTCGAGGAACTCGCGGACAACCTGCTCGAGAAGTCCGGCCAGGGCGCCGGAAACGGACAGGCCACCCGCCCGGCGGCGCGCAGCGTGCAGACCCCGCTGGGCAGCGCCGCGCCCGCCGTGAACTTCACCAAGCGCCCGGCCAGCCCGGCAAGCACCGGCCCGGCGACCCCTGCCAGCCCGGCCCAGGGTGCCGCCCAGGCGCAGAGTTACGCGCAGCAGGCTCCGGCCGAGGGCAGCGTGCCGCCCGCGCTGGGCGCCCCGGCGCACCCCGGCGTGAAACCCGCCCCGGCCAGTCACGTGGAAGCCAAGGCGGTGGGCAGTCCCATCGCGCCCGACGAGATGGGCAACCCCAACCGCCGCTGACCGGACATCCCTGACCGCCCCACCCGCAGCCCGCCCGTCAATGGTGGGCTGCTTTTTGATACGGCCCGATCAGGAATGCTAGCCTGACCGGATGACCGCCACCCGCAGCACCCGCCAGCGCGACGTGATCACCCGCATCATGCAGGCCGCACCGGGACCACTGGCCGTCGCTGACGTGCACGACCGCGCGCGCAGCGACCTGCCGGGCCTGGGAATCGCCACCGTGTACCGCACCCTGAAACTCCTGACCGAACAGGGCCGCATCCACCCGGTCATCCTGGACGGCGAAACCCTCTACGAGGCCAGCGGCAAGGGCCACCACCACCACTTCTCCTGCCAGGACTGCGGCCGCGTGTTCACGCTGCACACCTGCCCGGTCGCGCTGCCCAGCGGCACCGTCTACCCCGGCGGGTTCATCGTGCGCGCCCACGAGGTCACGCTGTACGGGCAGTGCCCCGACTGCGCCGCCCGCGCCTGAACGGCGTTCAGCGGTCCAGCAGGGCCAGCAGCGCCCGCAGGACCTCGCGGTTCACGCCGTCGGCACGGTAGGGGTTCAGGCCGGGTTCCCGCACGAGCGCCGACACCA includes these proteins:
- a CDS encoding class I SAM-dependent methyltransferase — encoded protein: MNPVSRSVQGQENLNPDPSSGAGQGNPPLSAAQRSNLLPLTAAGYAWWRARSLRALGADFSLEREAALFRALCRPLPGQDWLDVGTSAGFYAGVLARQGCRVLAVDLSAPMLREGAKREPDARIDWAQLNMERSDLPPASFDGVTVGATLNETRGPADLLRECARVLRPGGQLWLMYLRRTGGPLQAVLGHPAAGGLNFPDPAWVGRCLPGLTRTDGLGVGAVQFERYVKSA
- a CDS encoding phage holin family protein, with translation MEERKSMGGALVDVFDAGLTLVKSEINAVARKAGEIAKAKGIGAVLLLAATGPLILGLIFIILAVFYGLMRLGLGAWAAALIIALLSFVVTGALIFVGIKKLGAEVQMNEPRYRRPDDLSDRADHTDARPASGSNTDRDARNPSGPRVDIGRDASQHAAGENRVTRDGHGTATVRIEGGETTVPVYESKPGGEPANYGSGLNKQIDGSEAGEGHRGGGDHGHGHHDPNLQEPVVLKDAPGIPVSTAATFRDDMKKGGQS
- a CDS encoding Fur family transcriptional regulator gives rise to the protein MTATRSTRQRDVITRIMQAAPGPLAVADVHDRARSDLPGLGIATVYRTLKLLTEQGRIHPVILDGETLYEASGKGHHHHFSCQDCGRVFTLHTCPVALPSGTVYPGGFIVRAHEVTLYGQCPDCAARA